In one Pangasianodon hypophthalmus isolate fPanHyp1 chromosome 22, fPanHyp1.pri, whole genome shotgun sequence genomic region, the following are encoded:
- the LOC113541349 gene encoding C-C motif chemokine 24-like: MRNPAAIVAIAFTIWIATDAEKVSPCCVAVSRYMEDVTITGYRLQEKNLPCIKAVVFQTERGQFCIDPYQPWVKKKIIEFRRSQKNKMSPTSASLHLTSAPRDSTASTQRVKQQTTAHFSE; this comes from the exons ATGAGGAACCCGGCTGCCATAGTTGCCATTGCCTTTACCATCTGGATCGCAACAG ATGCCGAAAAAGTGAGTCCCTGCTGTGTTGCTGTCTCCCGGTACATGGAGGACGTTACCATCACAGGTTACAGATTACAGGAGAAAAACCTTCCATGCATTAAAGCTGTTGT ttttcaGACAGAAAGGGGACAGTTCTGCATTGATCCATATCAGCCCTGGGTGAAGAAGAAGATCATTGAGTTTAG GAGGtcacaaaagaacaaaatgtctcCAACCTCTGCCTCACTGCATCTGACCTCAGCACCACGCGATTCAACTGCTAGCACTCAGAGGGTGAAACAACAAACCACAGCTCACTTCAGTGAATAA